In the genome of Oxyura jamaicensis isolate SHBP4307 breed ruddy duck chromosome 13, BPBGC_Ojam_1.0, whole genome shotgun sequence, one region contains:
- the PRELID2 gene encoding PRELI domain-containing protein 2 isoform X1, with product MDKHVMAVETVEEKTDLSTGIIYRRRIATCKNVIPEILRKVSALKVPDIYLEEESWLNMQKRNMSMKTHCLTWTQYASLSEESVFRESLENPNWTDFTQKGRISVTGAGLLNRVLEAFAQSFLKQGVKKEKMHLCSFLGAAYLHCRRNSVAVI from the exons ATGGATAAGCACGTCATGGCTGTAGAAAcagtggaagagaaaacag ATTTGTCTACAGGGATTATTTACCGGAGGAGAATTGCAACGTGCAAGAATGTAATTCCTGAAATCCTGAGAAAG GTCAGTGCCTTAAAAGTGCCCGACATCTACCTGGAAGAGGAATCTTGGCTTaatatgcagaaaagaaatatgtcTATGAAAACTCACTGCCTCACGTGGACACAGTATGCGTCCCTGAGCGAGGAGTCTGTCTTCAGAGAGAGCTTGGAAAACCCAAACTG GACAGACTTCACGCAGAAAGGCAGGATATCGGTTACGGGGGCCGGTTTGCTCAACCGTGTGTTGGAAGCTTTCGCTCAGTCATTCTTAAAGCAAGGCGTGAAGAAG GAGAAAATGCATCTGTGTAGTTTCCTTGGAGCAGCATATCTTCATTGCCGTCGGAATTCTGTGGCTGTTATCTGA
- the PRELID2 gene encoding PRELI domain-containing protein 2 isoform X2: MDKHVMAVETVEEKTDLSTGIIYRRRIATCKNVIPEILRKVSALKVPDIYLEEESWLNMQKRNMSMKTHCLTWTQYASLSEESVFRESLENPNWTDFTQKGRISVTGAGLLNRVLEAFAQSFLKQGVKKGIKIMETLLQEQCG, from the exons ATGGATAAGCACGTCATGGCTGTAGAAAcagtggaagagaaaacag ATTTGTCTACAGGGATTATTTACCGGAGGAGAATTGCAACGTGCAAGAATGTAATTCCTGAAATCCTGAGAAAG GTCAGTGCCTTAAAAGTGCCCGACATCTACCTGGAAGAGGAATCTTGGCTTaatatgcagaaaagaaatatgtcTATGAAAACTCACTGCCTCACGTGGACACAGTATGCGTCCCTGAGCGAGGAGTCTGTCTTCAGAGAGAGCTTGGAAAACCCAAACTG GACAGACTTCACGCAGAAAGGCAGGATATCGGTTACGGGGGCCGGTTTGCTCAACCGTGTGTTGGAAGCTTTCGCTCAGTCATTCTTAAAGCAAGGCGTGAAGAAG gGTATTAAAATAATGGAGACACTTCTTCAGGAGCAGTGTGGTTGA
- the GRXCR2 gene encoding glutaredoxin domain-containing cysteine-rich protein 2, producing the protein MDEHQKKLNQRHEGRPRKVRFKISSAYSGRVLKQVYEDGQELEPPAKEQSRRFLRHSFEPGNRPCAAGDAAEGRLCPPAKLSAQRISIFKEDKTYSLASTSPLFSDCPSSDGRCRASPVIDFGKIIIYTNNLKIIRAPMDQKELMRRIIQTEGVNDWAFIYQGRKDRIGTGHKKEVEKKAACNQYMQGGDAEHTCSQCKGSGSAPCSLCHGSKFSMLANRFRESYRALRCPACNESGLQPCQICAA; encoded by the exons ATGGATGAGCACCAGAAGAAGCTCAACCAAAGGCACGAGGGAAGGCCCCGCAAAGTGAGGTTCAAAATATCATCAGCCTACAGCGGTCGAGTGCTAAAACAAGTCTACGAGGacgggcaggagctggagccccCGGCCAAAGAGCAGTCTCGGCGTTTCCTCCGGCACAGCTTCGAGCCGGGGAACCGTCCCTGCGCGGCGGGGGACGCGGCAGAAGGCAGGCTGTGCCCGCCAGCCAAGCTGAGTGCCCAGCGGATCAGCATATTCAAAGAGGATAAGACATACAGCCTCGCCAGCACCTCGCCTCTCTTCAGCGACTGCCCCTCGAGTGACGGCCGCTGCAGG GCTTCCCCAGTCATAGATTTTGGCAAGATCATCATCTACACAAATAATCTGAAAATCATCCGTGCACCAATGGACCAGAAAGAGCTCATGAGAAGAATCATCCAGACTGAGGGAGTAAATGACTGGGCCTTTATATACCAgggaaggaaagacagaatTGGCACTGGGCATAAAAAAGAGGTGGAGAAAAAGGCTGCCTGCAACCAGTATATGCAG GGAGGAGATGCTGAACACACTTGTTCCCAGTGTAAAGGATCGGGTTCTGCTCCTTGCTCGCTGTGCCATGGAAGCAAGTTTTCAATGCTGGCAAACAGATTTAGAGAGTCCTACAGGGCTCTCCGATGTCCAGCGTGCAATGAAAGCggcctgcagccctgccagatCTGTGCTGCgtga